The genomic DNA ACTTTCATTAGTATAAAATGATTTCAAACAGttacataataataaatgaataaagtaaatacaAATTGAATTATACGATTTGATTTCTGACGGAAATAGTCATAGACATTAACGGATAGtccattaaattataattagttTAATAACGctatttctgattcaaattTATTTCGTGAATTTATAACGTCAGTGTCATGCTGGTTATATAAGAGCTATATACATACCATTGTTCACAAAATCGATCGATTTCTTCTGTaggtataaattatatttatccaatgtattatttaatttgttcATATCTGATTTTGAGAAATTTCTGTACATTTTTGTCAAAATCATTTCTTTAGAAACGTGTGTAATTTTTTCCcctttaaaaatacaatttccAAACTCTTCAGGACATAACATTACACATGTTATTATAAGATTTAACATATAAACGTCAATGGCTTTGTATTCTGGAGCTAGGAGTACCATATTTACGTCATAAtctataaaacaataaaaaatgattagtcaacaattcaaaaatacatataacctaTCGTATCAAGtgatatattttgttataatGGCCCGTTTGACATGGAAAAAAGAACAGAGAACAAAAACAATTATAGTAACTGATATATAAAACATTATTCCAGACCAGAAAACTTTGTAATCTAACGCAGGTTTCTGCGATACCAAAAAATCAACTTAATTTATTATGGACTTCCAGAAAATATATAGAATTATTATTCTAATGAGCAGAAAATTATATTACAACGATTCTAAtaatccaaaaaaaaaacttgattaATACATATAACTGAAAATATGTAGTATAATTAATCATGATtacatttatgtttatatatttatgaaaatcatAGTCAATACTAAATGATATTTTTGTCAATCGGGtctggaaaattaaaatataacagTGTATCGCAATCCAGAGTCCAAAACAATAAATTAGCATCTATCTGTCTTTCGCATCAAAGTAGTAATGTC from Nasonia vitripennis strain AsymCx unplaced genomic scaffold, Nvit_psr_1.1 unplaced0244, whole genome shotgun sequence includes the following:
- the LOC100118239 gene encoding uncharacterized protein LOC100118239, producing MVLLAPEYKAIDVYMLNLIITCVMLCPEEFGNCIFKGEKITHVSKEMILTKMYRNFSKSDMNKLNNTLDKYNLYLQKKSIDFVNNVLKQRALKHIQERQPFVRLETQKSQEDSQSSFESQSFLETRSADSTGDSSAPRSSFSHLTMEEINDLIGYQCK